In one Candidatus Palibaumannia cicadellinicola genomic region, the following are encoded:
- the tadA gene encoding tRNA adenosine(34) deaminase TadA, with amino-acid sequence MSMNYKDSDKLWMYRALELAERAEAQGEVPVGAVLVLQGKKIGEGYNSSITYQDPTAHAEIIALREGGRTIGNYRLSNVVMYVTLEPCIMCAGAIIHARVSRVVFGAQDAKNSIGITGSSILNNRIKLCSGVLEEACSLQLKDFFHSKRAQN; translated from the coding sequence ATGTCGATGAATTATAAAGATAGTGATAAATTATGGATGTACCGTGCTCTAGAGCTTGCAGAACGTGCCGAAGCTCAAGGCGAAGTACCAGTAGGCGCAGTACTAGTTTTACAAGGTAAAAAAATAGGTGAAGGTTATAATAGTTCTATAACTTATCAAGATCCTACTGCTCATGCGGAAATAATAGCACTACGGGAAGGTGGTCGAACAATAGGCAATTACCGTCTTTCTAATGTAGTCATGTATGTTACTCTAGAGCCTTGTATAATGTGCGCTGGCGCAATAATTCACGCACGTGTTAGTAGGGTAGTTTTTGGTGCACAAGATGCTAAAAATAGCATAGGTATCACAGGATCTAGTATTCTCAACAACCGCATTAAACTTTGCTCAGGTGTGCTCGAAGAAGCTTGTTCCTTACAATTAAAAGATTTTTTTCATAGTAAACGAGCACAAAATTAA
- the mqo gene encoding malate dehydrogenase (quinone) translates to MILIDSTKPLLTNTIDHARVDIVLIGGGVMSATLGTYLQVLAPSWTVYMYECLENTAEESSNCWNNAGTGHAAFCELNYTPLQLDGSINISKAISINESFEVSRQFWAYLVKNQLLNNPPSFINNVPHISLVWGHENIHFLHKRFDALQSSTLFRGMEYSEDHQQIRQWAPLVMDGRDKCQKVAATRMVMGTDVNFGEITKQLLTSLQRNPNFHLYLKQNVIDIKRNRDNTWTIYVAHGNDRSYQTTVDANYVFIGCGGASLNLLQKSGIAEVNGYAGFPVGGKFLVSTNPTIVRSYKAKVYGKASVGAPPISVPHLDTRIINGNLMLFFGPFATFSSKFMNHGSWLDLFHSLTRKNMLPMLHVGINNFQLVKYLIEQLIMSEKNRLSALREYYPQAQLKDWTLIQAGKRVQIIQKDTKNGGILQFGTKVISTQDRTLSALLGASPGASTAAYIMLDLLSLMFKKQANSQDWQRKLKEIIPSYGQALNGNIRLTNYIHRYTSEVLKLTYIQT, encoded by the coding sequence ATGATTCTTATAGATTCAACCAAACCACTTCTAACTAATACTATAGATCATGCAAGAGTGGATATAGTACTAATTGGCGGCGGAGTCATGAGCGCTACGCTTGGTACTTATCTACAAGTTCTTGCACCAAGCTGGACTGTTTATATGTACGAATGCTTAGAAAATACGGCTGAAGAAAGTTCTAATTGCTGGAATAACGCTGGTACTGGACACGCTGCTTTCTGTGAGCTTAACTATACTCCACTACAATTAGATGGTTCAATAAATATATCAAAAGCGATATCTATCAACGAATCTTTTGAAGTTTCACGCCAGTTTTGGGCATATTTAGTAAAAAATCAACTTCTAAACAATCCACCATCTTTTATTAATAATGTGCCGCATATCAGCTTAGTCTGGGGCCATGAAAATATTCACTTTTTGCACAAACGTTTTGATGCACTACAGAGTAGTACTCTATTCCGTGGAATGGAATACTCTGAAGATCATCAACAAATTCGTCAATGGGCGCCACTAGTTATGGATGGCCGTGATAAATGCCAAAAAGTAGCAGCGACACGTATGGTAATGGGTACAGATGTAAATTTTGGCGAAATTACCAAACAACTATTAACCTCATTACAGCGTAATCCTAATTTTCATCTATATCTCAAACAAAATGTAATAGATATTAAACGTAACAGAGATAATACCTGGACCATATACGTTGCTCATGGTAACGATCGTAGTTATCAAACAACGGTTGACGCTAATTATGTTTTTATTGGATGTGGAGGAGCATCATTAAATCTATTACAAAAATCTGGCATTGCTGAAGTGAATGGTTATGCTGGTTTTCCAGTGGGAGGAAAATTTCTAGTATCTACTAACCCTACTATAGTTAGAAGTTATAAAGCAAAAGTATATGGCAAAGCTTCCGTAGGAGCACCACCGATATCAGTTCCACATCTAGATACTCGTATTATTAATGGTAATTTAATGCTTTTTTTTGGCCCATTTGCTACTTTTAGTAGTAAATTTATGAATCATGGTTCATGGCTAGATTTATTTCATTCACTAACTCGCAAGAACATGTTACCAATGTTACATGTTGGCATCAATAATTTTCAGCTAGTGAAATACCTAATCGAACAGCTCATAATGTCAGAAAAAAATAGACTAAGTGCCTTACGTGAATATTATCCGCAAGCTCAGTTAAAAGACTGGACCTTGATCCAAGCAGGTAAGCGAGTTCAAATAATACAAAAAGATACTAAAAACGGTGGTATTCTACAATTTGGTACCAAAGTTATTAGCACTCAAGATAGAACGCTATCGGCATTATTAGGAGCATCACCTGGAGCCTCTACCGCAGCATATATTATGCTAGACTTGTTAAGTCTTATGTTTAAAAAACAAGCGAATAGTCAGGACTGGCAACGAAAACTTAAGGAGATCATTCCATCTTATGGTCAAGCATTAAATGGTAATATCAGATTAACAAATTATATCCACCGCTATACCTCTGAAGTTCTTAAACTTACCTATATTCAAACATAA